A genomic window from Streptomyces mirabilis includes:
- a CDS encoding PRC-barrel domain-containing protein — MSELMSARDLGGRPVVTLGGEAVARVKDTVFDGPGGRVAGFTLNGRGLLAGPLKQSLPWSAVHSLGRDAVMIIGRGVLAEPAAVIARGEAAHGRVLGARVLTDGGTEVGTVLDLVVEAGISGRVVGFRIAARQSLESGSKRRRRKVYVPRGETLAVSGQALVIPADATRFVADDLAGFAAQVEAFRLRDTADRTEPTP, encoded by the coding sequence ATGAGCGAGTTGATGTCGGCGCGCGACCTCGGTGGACGACCGGTGGTCACGCTCGGCGGTGAGGCGGTGGCGCGGGTCAAGGACACCGTCTTCGACGGGCCCGGGGGACGTGTCGCCGGCTTCACCCTCAACGGCCGGGGGCTGCTCGCGGGCCCCCTGAAGCAGAGCCTGCCGTGGAGCGCGGTCCATTCGCTGGGCCGCGACGCCGTGATGATCATCGGCCGGGGGGTCCTCGCCGAACCGGCCGCGGTGATCGCCCGGGGCGAGGCGGCGCACGGCCGGGTGCTGGGCGCCAGGGTGCTCACGGACGGCGGCACGGAGGTGGGCACCGTGCTTGACCTCGTCGTCGAGGCCGGTATCAGCGGCCGCGTGGTGGGGTTCCGGATCGCCGCCCGTCAGTCCCTGGAGTCAGGTTCGAAGCGCCGCCGCCGCAAGGTGTACGTGCCCCGGGGCGAGACGCTCGCCGTGTCGGGACAGGCTCTTGTCATCCCCGCGGACGCGACCCGCTTCGTCGCGGACGACCTGGCCGGTTTCGCCGCCCAGGTCGAGGCGTTCCGGCTCCGGGACACCGCCGACCGGACGGAACCCACACCGTGA
- a CDS encoding PRC-barrel domain-containing protein: protein MTLFSKIRGLPVVTLGEANELGVVRSLTIDVVSGLIGQVRLSPARGRKEIAIDWSALHVIGPDAVLVRSGTALDTAPPAAPVDILGIRVLTEDGDERGTVRDIAFDPVTGRVEKWCTALGDIPGDRLVGLGHYALVVRTG from the coding sequence GTGACGCTGTTCTCCAAGATCCGCGGCCTGCCGGTCGTCACGCTCGGCGAGGCGAACGAGCTCGGCGTCGTCAGATCTCTCACGATCGATGTCGTATCGGGGCTGATCGGCCAGGTGCGGCTGTCGCCGGCCCGGGGGCGCAAGGAGATCGCGATCGACTGGAGCGCCTTGCACGTGATCGGCCCGGACGCCGTCCTCGTCCGGTCGGGCACCGCCCTGGACACCGCCCCTCCCGCGGCGCCCGTGGACATCCTGGGCATCCGGGTCCTGACCGAGGACGGGGACGAGCGCGGCACCGTGCGGGACATCGCCTTCGACCCGGTCACCGGCCGCGTGGAGAAGTGGTGCACGGCCCTGGGCGACATCCCGGGCGACCGACTGGTCGGGCTCGGGCACTACGCCCTGGTCGTACGGACCGGCTGA
- a CDS encoding DUF6777 domain-containing protein produces the protein MALITGVVVAGVVLGVVLARSGGTSGTASGGALFLQAANKPGPDPFTESTAKDSSTTPVTPAANAPESANVTRGVSGSTPGLYGGTRNTASCDVEKQVKALQAEPAKNKAFAFVEGVQPSAVPAYLRSLTPVQLRMDTRVTNHGYRGGAATPYQAVLQTGTAVLVDGHGVPRVRCACGNPLTPAVAQQTVPRRTGDTWASYRSVNVVVVLPATTTIDVFVIYDPHLDEWVGRHRGDSDGRRDEKTYPPAKPSPAVSVSSASPKPPVSKPPVSKPPVSKPPVSKSPYPSYPSSSDVASSDASSPSTSSSSDPEYPSSEPATTADTSSSYDAPESALTPPGY, from the coding sequence ATGGCGCTGATCACCGGGGTCGTGGTGGCCGGTGTGGTGCTCGGTGTCGTCCTCGCCCGCTCGGGCGGCACGTCCGGCACGGCGTCGGGCGGTGCGTTGTTCCTGCAGGCCGCGAACAAACCGGGTCCCGACCCGTTCACGGAGTCGACGGCGAAGGACAGCTCCACCACGCCGGTGACCCCGGCGGCGAACGCGCCGGAGTCCGCCAATGTGACGCGCGGTGTGTCGGGTTCCACGCCCGGGCTCTACGGCGGCACCCGCAACACCGCGAGTTGCGATGTCGAGAAACAGGTCAAGGCGCTCCAGGCGGAGCCGGCGAAGAACAAGGCGTTCGCCTTCGTGGAAGGCGTCCAGCCCAGCGCGGTCCCCGCCTACCTGCGCTCGCTCACCCCCGTACAGCTGCGGATGGACACCCGCGTCACCAACCACGGCTACCGGGGCGGCGCGGCCACCCCCTACCAGGCGGTGCTCCAGACGGGCACGGCGGTCCTCGTCGACGGCCACGGGGTGCCGCGCGTGCGCTGTGCCTGCGGGAACCCGTTGACACCGGCGGTCGCGCAGCAGACCGTGCCCAGGCGGACGGGTGACACCTGGGCCTCGTACCGGTCGGTGAACGTGGTGGTCGTCCTGCCCGCCACGACCACCATCGACGTCTTCGTCATCTACGACCCCCACCTCGACGAATGGGTCGGCCGTCACCGGGGCGACTCCGACGGCCGCCGGGACGAGAAGACGTACCCCCCGGCGAAGCCGTCCCCCGCGGTGAGCGTGTCGTCGGCGTCACCGAAGCCTCCGGTATCGAAGCCTCCGGTATCGAAGCCTCCGGTATCGAAGCCTCCGGTATCGAAGTCTCCGTACCCTTCGTACCCGTCGTCGTCCGATGTGGCGTCGTCCGATGCGTCGTCCCCGTCCACCTCTTCGTCATCGGATCCGGAGTACCCCTCCTCCGAACCTGCCACGACGGCGGACACCTCGTCGTCCTACGACGCGCCGGAGTCGGCCCTGACGCCTCCTGGGTACTGA
- a CDS encoding streptophobe family protein, producing the protein MSPQTPSDQVIAAPGERTAARHGWAQALLAVVAGAIVMLAVAALGLWGAGATDLPEHAYPRVVAASVVTAVGGTVELAGDAGVIADTRAGLTVIPLSVTLAGALMIAAGFLRPLRHRAVARAAELAGWAARIAVLWLLALLGLALYSHQNFKISLGTGTISDIGDLIGVSPEVGFKTAVPVTLLYGVLWLAGVLVLALLVSRGAPLPARLLRFQESVRPAAYAMVVLLLACVAAGAVVALVVAATRGHVPETFAVIFLGLPNLAWLAFTIGLGATWRGRVDGPFGLPMPHVLDQVLRTPDVSTVNLRTLGHYDGRVWWLPVVDALLLLGAAFLMAARSPARVRAWRHAVRMALALALTVLMICLVGRLSAHYGLSLIGIGDAGGGLAGELFLKPRLWGALGLTVVWGLVTGFLGALLARGVRRKGEVVQDTVD; encoded by the coding sequence GTGAGCCCGCAGACACCGTCCGACCAGGTCATCGCCGCTCCAGGCGAGCGGACGGCCGCCCGTCACGGCTGGGCCCAGGCCCTGCTGGCGGTGGTGGCCGGGGCGATCGTCATGCTCGCGGTCGCCGCCCTCGGGCTGTGGGGGGCCGGTGCGACGGACCTGCCCGAGCATGCCTACCCACGGGTCGTCGCGGCCTCCGTCGTGACCGCGGTCGGCGGCACCGTCGAGCTGGCGGGTGACGCGGGCGTGATCGCCGACACCCGGGCGGGACTGACGGTGATCCCGCTGTCGGTCACGCTCGCGGGGGCCCTGATGATCGCCGCCGGGTTCCTGCGGCCGCTGCGGCACCGGGCCGTCGCGCGTGCCGCCGAGTTGGCCGGCTGGGCCGCCAGGATCGCGGTCCTGTGGCTGCTGGCCCTCCTCGGACTCGCGCTCTACTCCCACCAGAACTTCAAGATCTCCCTCGGCACCGGGACGATCAGCGACATCGGCGACCTCATCGGGGTCTCGCCCGAGGTGGGCTTCAAGACGGCCGTGCCGGTGACGCTGCTCTACGGGGTGCTGTGGCTCGCGGGTGTCCTCGTCCTCGCCCTGCTGGTGTCGCGCGGAGCTCCGCTCCCGGCCCGGCTGCTGCGCTTCCAGGAGTCGGTGCGCCCGGCCGCGTACGCCATGGTCGTCCTGCTCCTCGCCTGTGTCGCGGCGGGAGCGGTCGTCGCGCTGGTGGTGGCCGCCACGCGCGGACACGTCCCCGAGACCTTCGCGGTGATCTTCCTCGGGCTGCCCAACCTCGCCTGGCTCGCCTTCACGATCGGGCTGGGCGCCACCTGGAGGGGGCGGGTGGACGGGCCGTTCGGGCTGCCCATGCCGCACGTCCTCGACCAGGTGCTGCGCACCCCGGACGTCTCGACGGTCAACCTGCGCACCCTGGGCCACTACGACGGCAGGGTGTGGTGGCTGCCGGTCGTCGACGCGCTGCTGCTCCTGGGCGCCGCGTTCCTGATGGCCGCCCGCTCACCGGCCCGGGTGCGGGCCTGGCGGCACGCCGTCCGCATGGCCCTCGCGCTGGCGCTCACGGTGCTCATGATCTGCCTGGTCGGCAGGCTCTCGGCGCACTACGGCCTGTCGCTCATCGGCATCGGTGACGCCGGCGGCGGCCTCGCGGGCGAACTCTTCCTCAAGCCGAGGCTCTGGGGCGCGCTCGGACTCACCGTCGTGTGGGGCCTGGTGACCGGGTTCCTCGGCGCCCTGCTGGCGAGGGGAGTCCGCCGAAAGGGCGAGGTCGTGCAGGACACGGTCGACTAG
- a CDS encoding FHA domain-containing protein: MGERSVAPTAPELVLETETGSTVLSPSRDYHVGRDPSSEIVIDDVRVSWHHAVLRPEADHWTIQDENSTNGTYADGRRVHEWGVGPGSVIHFGSPSDGPRVVFAGKAPQRPSGEFRPSASGTFPRPTTVRPLPTRTVRIGRGADNDLVIDDLVVSRRHAELLAHPDRTYEILDLGSHNGTFLNGQPVTRAAITPGDIVGIGHSVFRLVGDELQEYVDTGEVSLDVQELTVAVDRGRKILLDQVSFPVGEKCLLAVVGPSGAGKSTLLNALTGQRPADRGAVLYDGRDLYRDYAELRQRIGLVPQDDILHAQLTVRRALVYAAELRFPQDTAKAERQARVDEVIRELGLEQRAGLPIHSLSGGQRKRVSVALELLTKPSLLFLDEPTSGLDPGMDRSVMHMLRGLADDGRTVIVVTHSVLSLDVCDRLLVLAPGGKVAYFGPPEDALTYFGYEQWPEAFEAFERDQDRDWAGEYRSSPLQVRYIDSSSPQPPLLRAGPAAAVGPPPKAQSWGAQLGTLVRRYAAVLSADRTFLAVMIALPCIMGVMARAVAGSKLTLETSMNALLTLCIGGVLAGAANAVREVVKERVIYQRERAVGLSRSAYLMSKIVVLGTVTVLQAVVLTLVALFGVDLNAPRGQGVLMSPLVEITLAVALLAFSAMMLGLLVSAVVTKEEVTMPLLVLIAVVQVVFSGALLKLHGVPGIEQLAWLVPARWALGAMSGTVALGRIVPGSLTSDPLFRHEPSVWLVNMSMLVLLSIVFGCVVARLLRRHEPEVMRK, encoded by the coding sequence ATGGGAGAGCGGTCGGTCGCGCCGACGGCGCCCGAACTCGTCCTCGAAACGGAGACGGGCTCCACGGTGCTGAGTCCGAGCCGCGACTATCACGTCGGGCGGGACCCGTCGAGCGAGATCGTCATCGACGACGTCCGGGTCTCGTGGCACCACGCGGTCCTGCGGCCCGAGGCGGACCACTGGACGATCCAGGACGAGAACAGCACGAACGGCACGTACGCCGACGGCAGGCGGGTCCACGAATGGGGCGTCGGACCCGGCAGCGTCATCCACTTCGGCAGCCCCTCCGACGGCCCGCGGGTGGTCTTCGCCGGGAAGGCCCCGCAGCGGCCCTCGGGCGAATTCCGGCCCTCGGCCAGCGGCACCTTCCCACGGCCGACCACCGTGCGACCGCTGCCCACCCGCACCGTCCGCATCGGCCGCGGCGCCGACAACGACCTGGTCATCGACGACCTGGTCGTCTCCCGGCGGCACGCCGAACTGCTGGCCCACCCGGACAGGACGTACGAGATCCTCGACCTCGGCAGCCACAACGGCACGTTCCTCAACGGGCAGCCCGTCACCCGCGCCGCGATCACTCCCGGTGACATCGTCGGCATCGGCCACTCCGTGTTCCGCCTCGTCGGAGACGAGTTGCAGGAGTACGTCGACACCGGCGAGGTCTCCCTCGACGTCCAGGAACTGACCGTCGCCGTCGACCGCGGCCGCAAGATCCTCCTCGACCAGGTGTCCTTTCCCGTCGGCGAGAAGTGCCTGCTGGCCGTCGTGGGGCCCAGCGGCGCCGGGAAGTCCACGCTCCTCAACGCCCTCACCGGGCAGCGGCCCGCCGACCGTGGAGCGGTCCTGTACGACGGCCGCGACCTCTACCGCGACTACGCCGAGCTGCGCCAGCGCATCGGTCTCGTGCCGCAGGACGACATCCTGCACGCCCAGTTGACGGTGCGGCGCGCCCTCGTGTACGCCGCCGAACTGCGCTTCCCGCAGGACACCGCGAAGGCGGAGCGCCAGGCGCGGGTCGACGAGGTCATCCGGGAGCTGGGCCTGGAGCAGCGCGCAGGCCTGCCCATCCACAGTCTGTCCGGCGGCCAGCGCAAGCGGGTCAGTGTGGCCCTGGAACTGCTGACCAAGCCGTCGCTGCTGTTCCTGGACGAACCCACCTCCGGTCTCGACCCCGGTATGGACCGCTCGGTGATGCACATGCTGCGCGGCCTCGCGGACGACGGCCGTACGGTCATCGTGGTCACCCACAGCGTGCTCAGCCTCGACGTCTGTGACCGGCTCCTGGTGCTCGCTCCCGGTGGCAAGGTCGCCTACTTCGGACCGCCCGAGGACGCGCTCACCTATTTCGGCTACGAGCAGTGGCCCGAGGCCTTCGAGGCCTTCGAGCGGGATCAGGACCGGGACTGGGCGGGGGAGTACCGGAGCTCACCGCTCCAGGTCCGGTACATCGACAGCTCCAGCCCACAGCCCCCTCTGCTCCGGGCCGGCCCGGCCGCCGCCGTCGGACCGCCACCCAAGGCCCAGAGCTGGGGCGCGCAACTCGGCACCCTGGTGCGCCGGTACGCGGCCGTGCTCAGCGCCGACCGGACCTTCCTCGCCGTCATGATCGCGCTGCCGTGCATCATGGGCGTGATGGCCCGAGCCGTCGCGGGCAGCAAACTGACGCTGGAGACGTCGATGAACGCGCTGCTCACCCTGTGCATAGGCGGAGTCCTGGCGGGCGCGGCCAACGCCGTACGCGAAGTGGTGAAGGAACGGGTCATCTACCAGCGGGAGCGCGCGGTCGGCCTGTCCCGGTCGGCGTACCTGATGTCGAAGATCGTGGTTCTCGGCACCGTCACCGTTCTCCAGGCCGTCGTCCTGACCCTCGTCGCGCTGTTCGGCGTCGACCTCAACGCGCCCCGCGGCCAGGGTGTCCTCATGTCGCCGCTTGTCGAGATCACCCTGGCCGTGGCCCTGCTGGCCTTCAGCGCGATGATGCTCGGCCTCCTGGTCTCCGCCGTGGTGACCAAGGAGGAGGTCACCATGCCGCTGCTGGTGCTGATCGCCGTCGTCCAGGTGGTTTTCAGCGGCGCGCTGCTCAAGCTGCACGGGGTGCCCGGCATCGAACAACTGGCCTGGCTCGTGCCCGCCCGCTGGGCCCTGGGCGCGATGTCGGGGACCGTCGCCCTGGGCCGGATCGTCCCGGGGTCGCTCACCTCCGACCCGCTGTTCCGGCACGAGCCCAGCGTGTGGCTGGTCAACATGAGCATGCTGGTCCTGCTGTCGATCGTCTTCGGGTGCGTGGTGGCCCGGCTGCTGCGGCGGCACGAACCCGAGGTCATGCGGAAGTAG
- a CDS encoding nuclear transport factor 2 family protein: protein MSATDDRYENAVARYFEAWNATDRDALAKAVAAAWSTDGSYTDPLAEVRGHEGIAAVITAAHEQFPGFSFRPAGPVDGHHDIARFGWELVNAADGTAPVAGFDVITLDGEDRIRSVHGFLDRVPTQ from the coding sequence ATGTCCGCAACCGACGACCGTTACGAGAACGCCGTCGCCCGCTACTTCGAGGCCTGGAACGCCACTGACCGGGATGCGCTCGCCAAGGCGGTCGCCGCCGCCTGGAGTACGGACGGCAGCTACACCGACCCGCTGGCCGAGGTCCGCGGGCACGAGGGGATCGCGGCGGTGATCACGGCGGCGCACGAGCAGTTCCCGGGGTTCTCTTTCCGGCCCGCCGGACCGGTCGACGGGCACCACGACATCGCCCGCTTCGGCTGGGAACTGGTCAACGCGGCCGACGGCACGGCGCCCGTCGCGGGATTCGACGTGATCACCCTGGACGGCGAGGACCGGATCCGCAGCGTGCACGGATTCCTGGACCGGGTGCCGACCCAGTGA
- a CDS encoding AraC family transcriptional regulator — translation MPADPLSDTLGLMDARCVISGGFTAGGDWALRFPPPGMLKITAVVQGSMSVSLDGLPEFARLGPGDVAVFDGSRAFVVASDPSVEPADATTLFADTSGSMIRYGGGEDAVFVGGHIELGRAGEELLLHALPPLLCVRAGAEEAPVMRWLLDQLLRELTAERAGADFAADQLAQLMFVQVLRAYLADADALPAGRLRALADERIAPALRLMHADPSRPWQLEELARAAAMSRTTFSERFRAVAGVPPLTYLLDWRMSLARRALRDGETSVSALAQRVGYTSESAFSNAFKRTTGVAPRRYRDVARAALTG, via the coding sequence ATGCCTGCGGACCCTCTTTCCGACACCCTCGGTCTCATGGACGCCCGGTGTGTCATCTCCGGCGGCTTCACGGCGGGCGGTGACTGGGCGCTGCGCTTCCCGCCGCCCGGGATGCTCAAGATCACCGCGGTGGTGCAGGGCAGCATGTCGGTGTCCCTGGACGGACTGCCGGAGTTCGCCCGGCTGGGGCCGGGCGATGTGGCCGTGTTCGACGGCAGCCGGGCGTTCGTGGTCGCGAGCGATCCGTCCGTGGAGCCGGCGGACGCCACGACACTCTTCGCGGACACCTCCGGGTCCATGATTCGTTACGGCGGCGGAGAGGACGCCGTCTTCGTCGGCGGCCACATCGAACTGGGCCGGGCGGGCGAGGAGTTGCTGCTGCACGCCCTGCCGCCGCTGCTGTGTGTCCGGGCCGGCGCCGAGGAGGCGCCGGTCATGCGCTGGCTGCTCGACCAGCTGTTGCGCGAACTGACCGCCGAGCGGGCCGGGGCCGACTTCGCGGCCGACCAGCTCGCCCAGCTCATGTTCGTCCAGGTCCTGCGCGCCTATCTCGCGGACGCCGACGCCCTCCCGGCCGGACGTCTGCGCGCCCTCGCCGATGAGCGCATCGCCCCGGCGCTGAGGCTCATGCACGCCGATCCGAGTCGCCCCTGGCAGCTGGAGGAGCTCGCCAGGGCGGCGGCCATGTCCCGGACCACCTTCTCCGAGCGTTTCCGGGCCGTGGCCGGGGTGCCGCCCCTGACGTATCTGCTGGACTGGCGGATGAGTCTGGCCCGCCGGGCCCTGCGGGACGGCGAGACGTCGGTGTCGGCCCTCGCCCAGCGGGTCGGCTATACGTCCGAGAGCGCCTTCAGTAACGCCTTCAAGCGGACGACGGGTGTCGCGCCGCGGCGCTACCGTGACGTCGCACGGGCGGCGCTCACGGGCTGA
- a CDS encoding oxidoreductase, giving the protein MTTEQQQQPLHSGFDAASSAEDVIKGIDLTGKVAVVTGGYSGIGLETVRVLRAAGAEVVVPARDTERARAALKGIDGVETATMDLLDPASIDAFAERFLDSGRPLHILVNSAGVMATPLTRDARGYEVQFATNHLGHFQLVARLWPALRRAHGARVVSVSSWGHRFSPVLFDDPHFEHHEYDRWVAYGQSKTANILFALGLDERGKADGIRAFALHPGSIVDTGLKKYLAEEDLRAAGVLDADGRPILDPERQLKTVEQGAATSVWCATSPLLEGRGGVYCENSDIAPPMPAEEGREWSLGNRSSKAGVVPYAVDPTAVDRLWELSERLTA; this is encoded by the coding sequence ATGACCACCGAGCAACAGCAGCAGCCCCTCCACTCCGGATTCGACGCCGCGTCCAGCGCCGAGGACGTCATCAAGGGCATCGACCTGACCGGCAAGGTCGCCGTCGTCACCGGCGGCTACTCCGGCATCGGCCTGGAGACCGTGCGCGTCCTGCGGGCCGCGGGCGCCGAGGTCGTCGTACCGGCGCGGGACACCGAGAGGGCGCGGGCCGCGCTCAAGGGGATCGACGGCGTCGAGACCGCGACCATGGATCTGCTGGATCCGGCCTCGATCGACGCGTTCGCCGAACGTTTCCTCGACTCCGGGCGGCCGCTGCACATCCTCGTCAACAGCGCGGGCGTCATGGCGACGCCGCTGACGCGTGACGCCCGGGGGTACGAGGTGCAGTTCGCCACGAACCACCTCGGCCACTTCCAGCTGGTCGCCCGCCTGTGGCCGGCGCTGCGCCGGGCGCACGGGGCCCGGGTCGTCTCGGTGTCCTCCTGGGGCCACCGGTTCTCACCCGTCCTGTTCGACGACCCGCACTTCGAGCACCACGAGTACGACCGGTGGGTCGCCTACGGGCAGTCGAAGACGGCCAACATCCTCTTCGCGCTCGGTCTCGACGAGCGGGGCAAGGCGGACGGGATCCGGGCCTTCGCCCTGCACCCGGGAAGCATCGTCGACACCGGTCTCAAGAAGTACCTGGCCGAGGAGGACCTCAGGGCCGCCGGCGTCCTCGACGCGGACGGCCGGCCGATCCTCGACCCGGAACGGCAGCTGAAGACCGTCGAGCAGGGGGCGGCCACCAGCGTGTGGTGCGCGACCAGCCCCCTGCTCGAGGGCAGGGGCGGCGTCTACTGCGAGAACAGCGACATCGCCCCTCCGATGCCCGCGGAGGAGGGCCGTGAGTGGTCCCTCGGGAACAGGTCGTCGAAGGCCGGCGTGGTGCCCTACGCCGTGGACCCGACGGCGGTCGACCGCCTCTGGGAGCTCAGCGAGCGGCTCACCGCCTGA
- the mgrA gene encoding L-glyceraldehyde 3-phosphate reductase, which yields MYTAHPDRYADMPYRRTGRSGLKLPALSLGLWHNFGPDRPVATQRAILRRAFDLGVTHFDLANNYGPPPGAAESALGDALKADFAHHRDELVISTKAGYLMWPGPYGEWGSRKYLLSSLDQSLARMGLDYVDIFYSHRPDPETPLEETMGALHSAVQQGKALYVGISNYSAEQTREAARILAELGTPLLIHQPRYSMLDRRPEDEGLLDTLDELQVGSIAYSPLEQGLLTSRYLDGIPEGSRAASDSPFLSADTVTEDLVRQLRALAEIAKSRGQSLAQLALAWVLRGGRVTSALIGASSPQQLEDSVAATRALDFTAEELARIDAIIKA from the coding sequence TTGTACACCGCACACCCCGACCGTTACGCGGACATGCCCTACCGGCGCACCGGACGCAGCGGACTGAAGCTGCCCGCGCTGTCGCTCGGCCTGTGGCACAACTTCGGCCCCGACCGGCCGGTGGCGACCCAGCGCGCGATCCTGCGCCGCGCCTTCGACCTCGGTGTCACCCACTTCGACCTGGCCAACAACTACGGTCCGCCGCCCGGCGCCGCCGAGTCGGCCCTCGGCGACGCCCTGAAGGCGGACTTCGCGCACCACCGCGACGAGCTGGTCATCTCCACCAAGGCCGGATACCTGATGTGGCCGGGCCCCTACGGCGAGTGGGGCTCCCGCAAGTACCTGCTGTCCTCGCTCGACCAGAGCCTGGCCCGGATGGGTCTGGACTACGTGGACATCTTCTACTCGCACCGCCCCGACCCGGAGACTCCCCTGGAGGAGACGATGGGCGCCCTGCACTCGGCGGTCCAGCAGGGCAAGGCGCTCTACGTCGGCATCTCCAACTACTCCGCGGAGCAGACCAGGGAAGCCGCCCGCATCCTGGCCGAGCTGGGCACCCCTCTGCTGATCCACCAGCCGCGCTACTCGATGCTCGACCGCCGCCCCGAGGACGAGGGGCTCCTGGACACGCTCGACGAGCTGCAGGTCGGCTCCATCGCCTACTCCCCGCTGGAGCAGGGCCTGCTCACCAGCCGCTACCTCGACGGCATCCCGGAGGGCTCGCGCGCCGCGAGCGACAGCCCCTTCCTGAGCGCCGACACGGTCACCGAGGACCTGGTACGGCAGCTGCGCGCCCTCGCCGAGATCGCCAAGTCCCGCGGCCAGTCCCTGGCGCAGCTGGCGCTCGCCTGGGTGCTGCGGGGCGGCCGGGTGACCTCCGCGCTGATCGGCGCGAGCAGCCCCCAGCAGCTGGAGGACAGCGTCGCGGCCACCCGCGCCCTGGACTTCACCGCGGAGGAGCTGGCGCGGATCGACGCGATCATCAAGGCCTGA
- a CDS encoding LysR family transcriptional regulator, which translates to MELRHLQHFVAVAEDQHFTRAAERLMVSQSGLSSSIRALERELQAPLFVRTTRRVTLTEAGRALLGEAERILAQVRSAQDAVAAVQGVLRGTLSLGTEQCIAGVDVAKLLAAFRRRHPDVEIRLRQAGSEALAEEVAAGRLDLAFAVRTRADGDQLRSVPLTSEPMTVLCHPTHHLATAAVVTPQELGGEAFVDFHPDWGPRRTTDAAFAAADVRRTVALEVSDVHSLLELVHEGLGIAVVPRHFGHKREAGDLTALPFKGACEASYETVAMLPPPDATSPAARALMVLLDTPQEGV; encoded by the coding sequence ATGGAACTGCGCCACCTTCAGCACTTCGTCGCGGTCGCCGAGGACCAGCACTTCACCCGGGCGGCGGAACGGCTGATGGTGTCGCAGTCGGGACTGTCGTCCTCGATCCGCGCCCTGGAGCGGGAGCTTCAGGCCCCGCTGTTCGTGCGCACCACCCGTCGGGTCACGCTCACGGAGGCCGGACGCGCCCTGCTCGGCGAGGCCGAGCGGATCCTCGCCCAGGTGCGCTCGGCACAGGACGCCGTGGCCGCCGTGCAGGGCGTCCTGCGCGGCACGCTCTCCCTGGGCACCGAGCAGTGCATCGCGGGCGTGGACGTGGCCAAGCTTCTCGCGGCGTTCCGGCGGCGCCATCCCGACGTCGAGATCCGGCTGCGGCAGGCGGGTTCCGAGGCGCTGGCCGAGGAGGTCGCCGCGGGCCGTCTCGACCTGGCCTTCGCCGTCAGGACGCGGGCGGACGGGGACCAGCTGCGGTCGGTCCCGCTGACCAGCGAGCCGATGACCGTGCTCTGCCATCCCACGCACCACCTCGCGACCGCCGCCGTGGTCACGCCCCAGGAGCTGGGCGGCGAGGCCTTCGTCGACTTCCACCCCGACTGGGGGCCGCGCCGCACCACGGACGCGGCCTTCGCGGCGGCGGACGTACGGCGGACGGTGGCGCTGGAGGTCAGCGACGTGCACAGCCTGCTGGAGCTGGTCCACGAGGGCCTCGGCATCGCCGTCGTGCCGCGCCACTTCGGCCACAAACGCGAGGCCGGCGATCTCACCGCTCTCCCTTTCAAGGGCGCCTGTGAAGCGTCGTACGAGACGGTCGCCATGCTGCCGCCGCCGGACGCCACCAGTCCGGCGGCGCGGGCGCTGATGGTGCTTCTCGACACCCCGCAAGAGGGGGTCTGA